The Pongo abelii isolate AG06213 chromosome 21, NHGRI_mPonAbe1-v2.0_pri, whole genome shotgun sequence genome has a window encoding:
- the CST3 gene encoding cystatin-C: MAGPLRAPLLLLAILAVALAVSPAAGSSPGKPPRLVGGPMDASVEEEGVRRALDFAVGEYNKASNDMYHSRALQVVRARKQIVAGVNYFLDVELGRTTCTKTQPNLDNCPFHDQPHLKRKAFCSFQIYAVPWQGTMTLSKSTCQDA, translated from the exons ATGGCCGGGCCCCTGCGCGCCCCGCTGCTCCTGCTGGCCATCCTGGCCGTGGCCCTAGCCGTGAGCCCCGCGGCCGGCTCCAGTCCCGGGAAGCCGCCGCGCCTGGTGGGCGGCCCCATGGACGCCAGCGTGGAGGAGGAGGGTGTGCGGCGTGCACTGGACTTTGCCGTCGGCGAGTACAACAAAGCCAGCAACGACATGTACCACAGCCGCGCGCTGCAGGTGGTGCGCGCCCGCAAGCAG ATCGTAGCTGGGGTGAACTACTTCTTGGACGTGGAGTTGGGCCGAACCACATGTACCAAGACCCAGCCCAACTTGGACAACTGCCCCTTCCATGACCAGCCACATCTGAAAAGG AAAGCATTCTGCTCTTTCCAGATCTACGCTGTGCCTTGGCAGGGCACAATGACCTTGTCGAAATCCACCTGTCAGGACGCCTAG